A window of the Helianthus annuus cultivar XRQ/B chromosome 4, HanXRQr2.0-SUNRISE, whole genome shotgun sequence genome harbors these coding sequences:
- the LOC110924270 gene encoding aspartate and glycine-rich protein-like, with protein MGTLPKCNVCQYHHAGQCKFRKCGNCGKNGHSKETCWAGTGRGNGGQRGNGNGNGNGNRGGNSYGNRNQGGNNNQGGNGNGNRNGNQAGSGNRRGNNNNNQGGTGNGQGCCSYSEVGHFKRDCPKNNQA; from the coding sequence atgggcacccTGCCCAAATGTAATGTATGTCAGTATCATCATGCCGGCCAGTGCAAGTTTAGGAAGTGTGGTAACTGCGGAAAGAATGGTCATTCTAAGGAAACGTGCTGGGCTGGTACTGGACGTGGGAATGGTGGTCAAAGAGgaaatggtaatggtaatggcAATGGCAACCGTGGTGGAAACAGTTATGGGAATAGAAATCAAGGAGGAAATAATAACCAGGGAGGTAATGGAAACGGAAATAGAAACGGAAATCAAGCCGGAAGTGGAAACCGCCGAggaaataacaacaacaatcagggtggTACCGGAAATGGCCAAGGTTGTTGTAGTTACAGTGAAGTAGGGcatttcaagcgggattgcccaaaGAACAACCAAGCCTAA
- the LOC110924269 gene encoding vegetative cell wall protein gp1-like: protein MSAAPSPPHDPEPGLEPDFVPADQPDVAPADPEPLLDHDPIPFGIPDIAPLIPDPVPAPVDPPVVEPLIPPPAPAPADVAPFHPVESDVHRDDLPIVFLQDIPAPRPGEAFPHIPQSAPFAPFTSSPLDEPFRWFPPYTMPILDPYHPSHFVGYTRDELLLSLQFQYEIMSHRILELEMTPRPLPCPC from the exons ATGTCAGCTGCACCATCTCCTCCACACGATCCCGAGCCTGGTCTTGAGCCAGATTTTGTTCCTGCTGATCAGCctgatgttgcacctgctgatcCTGAGCCCTTACTTGATCATGACCCTATTCCTTTTGGCataccagacattgcacccctcaTACCTGATCCAGTTCCTGCACCCGTTGACCCTCCTGTTGTTGAGCCACTTATTCCTCCACCTGCACCCGCACCCGCTGACGTTGCTCCTTTTCACCCTGTGGAGTCTGATGTCCATCGTGATGATTTACCTATCGTTTTCTTGCAGGACATACCGgcaccccgtccaggggaag CTTTTCCACATATCCCCCAGTCTGCACCTTTTGCTCCTTTCACTTCTTCGCCACTCGATGAGCCATTCCGATGGTTTCCACCGTACACCATGCCGATTTTAGATCCCTACCATCCCTCTCATTTTGTTGGTTATACACGGGATGAGTTACTTTTATCACTTCAGTTTCAGTATGAGATCATGAGTCATAGGATTTTGGAGCTTGAGATGACACCGCGTCCTTTACCATGTCCTTGTTAG